The following DNA comes from Hyphococcus flavus.
GAATTTTTGAGTCGAATGTCAGTAGGGCCGTTCACCGGAGTTTATGTCTTTTTATTCGGCGTTCTCTTTCACGGCGCATGGATTGCTCTTGCTCTATGGACGTTCTGGACAGACAGGCAAAAGCATTCAAACAGAAATGGCGTTGGCGGCATGGGTTAGGCGTCTTCTACTTTCTGCAATGAGAATTCGCCGCCATCATTTTTCACAATACGGTAAAAACAGGATTTTCGTTTTGTGTGACAAGCCGGGCCGGTTTGTTCAACGATAAGTTCGATTGCATCCTGATCACAATCGGTGCGGATTTCAACAACGGTTTGCGTATTCCCTGAGGATGCACCCTTGCGCCAGAGTTCACTGCGCGACCGCGACCAGTACCAAGCTTCGCCGGTTTCTATAGTCTTGGCGAGTGCTTCAGCGTTCATATAGGCCAACATGAGAAGTTGGCCGGTTGCCTTGTCAGTCGCCACGACAGGGATCAGCCCATCCTGGTTAAAGAGTGGTGCAAAATCGGTTGTCTCCTCAGCAGACCCGCAAATGGCGTCGCGTGGTGTGAATGTGGTTTTGGTCATGGCGCTCAAGCTAGCAGTGGTGGGTGTGGAATACATCATGCAAATTGGCGGTGGATTATTGCGTGACAAGGCGGGGAAGGCTAGCAACGGGCAAGGATAGAGGGCCGATCTGATGCCGCTGACGATTTACGACACCATGGCGCGCGAAAAGCGTGTTTTCGAGCCCGCTGATCCGAAGCGGGTGACCATG
Coding sequences within:
- the hisI gene encoding phosphoribosyl-AMP cyclohydrolase produces the protein MTKTTFTPRDAICGSAEETTDFAPLFNQDGLIPVVATDKATGQLLMLAYMNAEALAKTIETGEAWYWSRSRSELWRKGASSGNTQTVVEIRTDCDQDAIELIVEQTGPACHTKRKSCFYRIVKNDGGEFSLQKVEDA